A single Bifidobacterium scardovii JCM 12489 = DSM 13734 DNA region contains:
- the gcvH gene encoding glycine cleavage system protein GcvH, protein MSENNEAQPLNLDIPDHLSYSEEHAWVDESASPAIVGITEYAANELGELVFVDLPEPGIRVEAGDEIVELESAKAVQPFISPVSGTISYVNRDASDDPSVITNDPYGEGWILKIELDDDEPDLLTAGEYAKLIR, encoded by the coding sequence ATGAGCGAAAACAACGAGGCACAGCCGCTGAACCTTGACATTCCCGATCACCTCTCGTATTCGGAGGAGCATGCGTGGGTGGACGAATCCGCGTCGCCGGCGATCGTCGGCATCACCGAATACGCGGCCAACGAGCTCGGCGAGCTCGTGTTCGTCGATCTGCCCGAGCCGGGGATTCGCGTCGAGGCCGGCGACGAGATCGTCGAGCTCGAGTCGGCCAAGGCGGTCCAGCCGTTCATCAGCCCGGTGTCCGGCACGATCAGCTACGTGAACCGCGACGCCTCCGACGACCCGAGCGTGATCACCAACGATCCGTACGGCGAGGGCTGGATCCTGAAGATCGAACTCGACGACGACGAGCCGGATCTGCTCACCGCGGGCGAATACGCGAAGCTGATCCGCTAG
- a CDS encoding App1 family protein — translation MSRVKQHTPPMDEDDEMATVPIPARKVVTTFDAASKHERIENKPLHVQATRRAITKGFGLWVRFSTSVVKRWGWYPNVEPYVGYGTDDYSRLICRTIYAPQRAQAGKLTRGIHGMLTVPAARRQVRISIDDMPLETVQVGLSEAYDRVDRTKDTGSEYAISDTSGYLDLVAEHRLEPGIHKVSYQVERRKPVTANLFTIPDSARVGVISDVDDTIMITQAPTLWKAAYNLLLLDPKKKASVPGMSVLFTKIADLFPDAPFFYLSTSPWNVESSIRHFIIDHGFPEGPLLLRDLDPRPKTFVPSGVQHKLEFAEQLMADFPDMKFILVGDDGQKDPTTYATIARRYPGRVLAIGIRQLSPRESSAFSSMAGITSTQPVPVTDVPVFTGTTGSNLMKTMLPYLKEHVR, via the coding sequence ATGAGCAGGGTCAAGCAACACACACCGCCGATGGACGAGGACGACGAGATGGCGACCGTGCCGATCCCGGCGCGCAAGGTCGTCACCACGTTCGACGCCGCCTCGAAGCACGAGCGCATCGAGAACAAGCCGCTGCACGTGCAGGCGACGCGCCGCGCCATCACCAAGGGGTTCGGCCTGTGGGTGCGCTTCTCCACCAGCGTGGTGAAGCGGTGGGGCTGGTACCCGAACGTCGAGCCCTACGTCGGCTACGGCACCGATGACTACTCCCGCCTGATCTGCCGCACGATCTACGCGCCCCAGCGCGCGCAGGCCGGCAAGCTGACACGCGGCATCCACGGCATGCTCACCGTGCCCGCGGCGCGCCGGCAGGTGCGCATCTCCATCGACGACATGCCTCTGGAAACCGTGCAGGTCGGCCTGTCCGAGGCGTACGACCGGGTGGACCGCACCAAGGACACCGGCAGCGAGTACGCGATCTCCGACACCAGCGGCTATCTCGACCTGGTGGCCGAGCACCGCCTCGAACCGGGCATCCACAAGGTGTCGTATCAGGTCGAGCGCCGCAAGCCGGTCACCGCGAACCTGTTCACCATCCCCGACAGCGCGCGCGTCGGCGTCATCTCCGACGTGGACGACACCATCATGATCACGCAGGCGCCGACCCTGTGGAAGGCCGCCTACAACCTGCTGCTGCTCGACCCCAAGAAGAAGGCCTCCGTGCCGGGCATGAGCGTGCTGTTCACCAAGATCGCCGATCTGTTCCCCGATGCGCCTTTCTTCTACCTGTCGACCTCGCCGTGGAACGTGGAGAGCTCGATCCGCCACTTCATCATCGACCACGGCTTCCCGGAGGGCCCGCTGCTGCTGCGCGACCTCGACCCCCGGCCGAAGACCTTCGTCCCCTCCGGCGTGCAGCACAAGCTGGAGTTCGCCGAACAGCTCATGGCCGATTTCCCGGACATGAAGTTCATCCTGGTCGGCGACGACGGGCAGAAGGACCCGACCACGTACGCCACCATCGCGCGGCGCTATCCGGGCCGCGTGCTCGCGATCGGCATCCGCCAGCTGAGCCCGCGCGAATCGTCGGCGTTCTCGTCGATGGCCGGCATCACCTCCACGCAGCCCGTGCCGGTGACCGACGTGCCGGTGTTCACCGGCACCACCGGGTCGAACCTGATGAAGACCATGCTGCCGTACCTCAAGGAGCATGTGCGGTAG
- a CDS encoding S9 family peptidase → MTDDMTQTAAAAAPAPGRTAPAAEPPRAKRVPYERTFHGDTFIDPYEWIRDKSSPEVRDYVAAQNRYCDARMAPLGGLRRTLFDEIKSRVQETDLSVPTRVNGYWYFTRTVESLQYPISCRMPIRAEDDWDPPVIDPASEPGSMPGEQIVFDSNRESAGHDFFRLGGMSLSHDGRRMLYGVDTAGDERYDFRIRDLDTGDESPETLEGISGAFLTPDGQWAFYTVLDDAWRPCAVRRHRVGTPVSSDVEVFRESDERFWVGAGLSFDERNIVIGTGSKTSCEVWMMPVSDPEGEFSVFIPREPDIEYDVSFACFEGAGERGEDIPIALVCHNANNPNFEIDVIDMRSHQPPYRLGEGMRVAVGSPYGCERGDAVEPGASAKPIGAGYVNPANPVILQGAHGLAVEGLSVYRHFVALSYRTDSLPHVAVMTKEQAVADFLAGRPWSFRELVPPALEHDWDADLEADDAETAASMTGDDAAGPHPHDAVADGGDRTGDAGGDVADAPVMVTTWDGAADDLLPGETRRLYSIGIGGNASYEVPRMRYSFSSYTRPGELHELDPATGRDVLLKKAAVLGDFDPRDYMERRVWITARDGEQIPVSLVWRRDIPVSGSAMFIIGYGAYEISSDPGFSVARLSMLDRGVLYAVPHVRGGGEMGRAWYEQGRRLNKRHTFEDFVDATAALQDAGLADRRRTVAEGGSAGGLLMGAVANMAPDRYAGVEADVPFVDALTSILDPSLPLTVTEWDEWGDPLHDADVYRYMKGYTPYENAPDLPEGSDAEASAPAPRFPHMFITTSMNDTRVLYVEPLKWAARLQRAGVDAVIKVEVEAGHGGTTGRYKVWEEVSYENAWCLSQMGIAH, encoded by the coding sequence ATGACCGACGATATGACACAGACGGCCGCGGCTGCGGCTCCGGCACCAGGCCGCACGGCGCCCGCGGCCGAGCCCCCGCGGGCCAAACGGGTGCCGTATGAGCGCACCTTTCACGGCGACACCTTCATCGACCCGTACGAATGGATTCGCGACAAGTCCTCGCCCGAGGTGCGCGACTACGTCGCCGCGCAGAACCGGTATTGCGACGCGCGCATGGCACCGTTGGGCGGCCTGCGCAGGACCCTGTTCGACGAGATCAAGTCGCGCGTGCAGGAGACCGACCTGTCCGTGCCGACCCGCGTGAACGGCTACTGGTATTTCACGCGCACCGTCGAGAGCCTGCAATACCCGATCAGCTGCCGCATGCCGATCCGCGCCGAGGACGATTGGGACCCGCCCGTCATCGACCCGGCGTCCGAGCCCGGCTCGATGCCGGGAGAGCAGATCGTGTTCGACTCGAACAGGGAATCGGCCGGCCACGACTTCTTCCGTCTGGGAGGGATGAGCCTGAGCCATGACGGACGGCGGATGCTGTACGGCGTGGACACCGCCGGCGACGAACGGTACGATTTCCGCATCCGCGACCTCGACACCGGCGACGAATCGCCCGAAACGCTGGAAGGTATCAGCGGGGCGTTCCTCACGCCCGACGGGCAGTGGGCGTTCTACACCGTGCTGGACGACGCGTGGCGCCCGTGCGCGGTGCGCCGGCACCGCGTCGGCACGCCGGTCTCCTCGGACGTCGAGGTGTTCCGCGAGTCGGACGAACGCTTCTGGGTGGGCGCCGGGCTGAGTTTCGACGAGCGCAACATCGTGATCGGCACGGGATCGAAGACCTCATGCGAGGTGTGGATGATGCCCGTCAGCGACCCCGAAGGCGAGTTCAGCGTCTTCATCCCGCGCGAACCCGACATCGAATACGATGTGAGCTTCGCCTGCTTCGAAGGCGCGGGGGAGCGGGGCGAGGACATTCCGATCGCTCTGGTGTGCCACAACGCGAACAACCCGAATTTCGAGATCGACGTGATCGACATGCGGTCCCATCAGCCGCCTTACCGGCTCGGCGAGGGCATGCGCGTTGCGGTCGGCTCCCCGTACGGCTGCGAGCGCGGCGACGCCGTGGAGCCCGGCGCGAGCGCGAAGCCGATCGGGGCCGGCTACGTCAACCCGGCCAATCCCGTGATCCTGCAGGGCGCGCATGGCCTGGCGGTCGAGGGCCTGTCGGTGTACCGCCATTTCGTCGCGCTGTCGTACCGTACCGACAGCCTGCCGCATGTGGCCGTGATGACCAAGGAGCAGGCGGTCGCCGACTTTCTCGCCGGGCGGCCGTGGTCGTTCCGCGAGCTGGTGCCGCCCGCGCTGGAGCACGATTGGGATGCCGACCTCGAGGCCGATGACGCCGAGACCGCGGCGTCGATGACCGGCGACGACGCGGCCGGTCCCCATCCGCACGACGCCGTCGCCGACGGTGGCGACAGGACCGGCGATGCCGGTGGCGATGTCGCGGACGCCCCCGTGATGGTGACGACCTGGGACGGGGCCGCGGACGATCTGCTGCCCGGCGAGACGCGGCGGCTGTATTCGATCGGCATCGGCGGCAACGCGTCGTACGAGGTGCCCCGGATGCGCTACTCCTTCTCGAGCTATACGCGGCCGGGCGAACTGCATGAGCTCGATCCGGCCACCGGCAGGGACGTGCTGCTCAAGAAAGCGGCGGTGCTCGGTGATTTCGACCCGCGCGACTATATGGAGCGCCGCGTGTGGATTACCGCGCGCGACGGCGAGCAGATCCCCGTCTCGCTGGTCTGGCGGCGCGACATCCCCGTGTCTGGTTCGGCCATGTTCATCATCGGGTACGGCGCATACGAGATCAGCTCCGACCCGGGGTTCTCCGTCGCGCGGCTGAGCATGCTCGACCGCGGCGTGCTCTATGCGGTGCCGCACGTCCGCGGCGGCGGCGAGATGGGGCGCGCCTGGTACGAGCAGGGCAGGCGCCTGAACAAGCGGCATACCTTCGAGGACTTCGTCGACGCGACCGCCGCGCTGCAGGACGCCGGGCTCGCCGATCGGCGCCGGACCGTGGCGGAAGGCGGTTCCGCTGGCGGCCTGCTCATGGGGGCTGTGGCGAATATGGCGCCGGACCGCTACGCGGGGGTCGAGGCGGACGTGCCGTTCGTGGACGCGCTGACCTCGATCCTCGACCCCTCGCTGCCCCTGACCGTCACCGAATGGGACGAGTGGGGCGATCCGCTGCACGACGCGGACGTGTACCGGTACATGAAGGGCTACACGCCGTACGAGAACGCGCCGGACCTGCCGGAGGGCAGCGACGCCGAGGCTTCGGCGCCCGCCCCGCGGTTCCCGCACATGTTCATCACCACCTCGATGAACGATACGCGAGTGCTCTACGTCGAACCGCTCAAATGGGCCGCCCGGCTGCAGCGCGCCGGCGTGGACGCGGTGATCAAGGTCGAGGTCGAGGCCGGGCACGGCGGCACGACCGGGCGTTACAAAGTGTGGGAGGAGGTCTCCTACGAGAACGCGTGGTGCCTGAGCCAGATGGGCATCGCGCACTAG
- the trxA gene encoding thioredoxin, whose amino-acid sequence MATVAVTTQDFEKTITDNDLVLVDFWATWCGPCRAFGPIFEKASEANPDIVFAKVDIDANQELAQAAGIQAVPTLMIAKKGQVIFKQAGALRAPDLDDLIAQAKTLDLDAAAKEEPKKPEE is encoded by the coding sequence ATGGCGACCGTTGCGGTAACCACGCAGGATTTTGAGAAGACGATAACCGACAACGACCTGGTGCTGGTGGATTTCTGGGCGACCTGGTGCGGCCCGTGCCGCGCGTTCGGCCCCATTTTCGAGAAGGCGAGCGAGGCGAATCCCGACATCGTGTTCGCCAAGGTCGACATCGACGCCAATCAGGAACTGGCGCAGGCCGCCGGCATCCAGGCCGTGCCGACGCTGATGATCGCCAAGAAGGGCCAGGTCATCTTCAAGCAGGCCGGCGCCCTGCGCGCCCCGGATCTGGACGACCTGATCGCCCAGGCCAAGACGCTCGATCTGGATGCCGCAGCCAAGGAGGAGCCCAAGAAGCCTGAGGAGTAA
- the nudC gene encoding NAD(+) diphosphatase, whose protein sequence is MFSPLALTQALPFLPLAQGDIDYQTDLRGEAGLIGTVLADPAAKVILTRNGRIAVPKGQDNIVDYENVSMRLATLPGSYVSAELASHPQAVAMYLGRYSGERGERVVAVDITRIADTPAPAEVTVPDSASTGADDAFDEHDNGAGNGGAPKPSLLEQAVTRFDWVDLRGFAPHASAREAGQATSAIPLSIWHNRQRFCPTCGAPVTAALAGWAQRCTNEADGRRLLFPRIEPAVITAIVDSEDRLLLQHNSAWRDARLYSVSAGFVEAGENLEHAARREAKEETGITLGEVKYLGSQPWPFPASLMMAFKAHALTTDITVDGAETMTARWVTRDEYTAELVAGRMVAPGKATIARYMIEEWYGREL, encoded by the coding sequence ATGTTCTCACCACTGGCACTGACGCAAGCGCTGCCTTTCCTGCCGCTCGCGCAAGGTGATATCGACTATCAGACCGACCTGCGCGGCGAGGCGGGGCTGATCGGCACGGTGCTGGCCGACCCGGCCGCCAAGGTGATCCTCACGCGCAACGGCCGCATCGCCGTGCCCAAGGGCCAGGACAACATCGTCGACTACGAGAACGTGTCCATGCGACTGGCCACGCTGCCCGGGTCGTATGTGAGCGCCGAACTGGCATCCCATCCGCAGGCCGTGGCCATGTACCTGGGCCGGTATTCTGGCGAGCGCGGTGAACGGGTGGTCGCCGTCGACATCACTCGGATCGCGGATACGCCGGCGCCGGCCGAGGTGACGGTGCCGGATTCGGCCAGCACCGGAGCCGACGACGCCTTCGACGAGCATGACAACGGCGCCGGGAACGGCGGCGCGCCGAAGCCGAGCCTGTTGGAGCAGGCGGTGACGCGGTTCGACTGGGTGGATCTGCGCGGGTTCGCGCCGCACGCCTCGGCCCGCGAGGCGGGGCAGGCCACCAGCGCGATCCCGCTGAGCATCTGGCATAACCGTCAGCGGTTCTGCCCGACCTGCGGCGCGCCGGTCACGGCGGCGCTCGCCGGGTGGGCGCAGCGCTGCACGAACGAGGCCGACGGCCGCCGTCTGCTGTTCCCGCGCATCGAACCGGCCGTGATCACCGCGATCGTGGACAGCGAGGACCGTCTGCTGCTGCAGCACAACAGCGCATGGCGGGACGCCAGGCTGTATTCGGTGTCGGCCGGATTCGTCGAGGCCGGGGAGAACCTGGAGCACGCCGCCCGCCGCGAGGCCAAGGAGGAGACCGGCATCACGCTCGGCGAGGTCAAGTACCTCGGGTCGCAGCCGTGGCCGTTCCCCGCGTCGCTGATGATGGCGTTCAAGGCGCATGCGCTGACCACCGACATCACCGTGGACGGCGCGGAGACGATGACCGCGAGGTGGGTCACGCGCGACGAGTACACGGCCGAACTCGTCGCCGGGCGCATGGTTGCGCCGGGCAAGGCGACCATCGCCCGGTACATGATCGAGGAATGGTACGGCCGCGAGCTCTAG
- a CDS encoding HNH endonuclease family protein, which produces MEEWASLVGIFSPDGEDFDVNVTTQFLLNNYDAFHDNGTSSITKGRALQRYDDVIHDEYRDGNDYLCVLIDRARVFAQIAQFPGKSVETTPFDDQFDALKRLESSQAYPLLLSLFVGRRELELDDDQLHTLLQALICFYVRRNITLVPKSSNIRAKMLGMTRTIKNDDLKGAAIVSAILAMLKSISSTDDVFLNALSNEGVYDKNAKTTRYILIALERNMDGPQLFDKGHPDNLDEINPKNKQPFWSIEHILPEGDLTDYWKREISPEDPEQASSLQDQYVHMLGNLTLTPYNSDLSQRPFVNDEKPYTGQLSYRESKRDFADEGHFVGLRQSSRLNASIPDVEEGETIMNKTSWTIDDIVRRTRYLSGKALEYFAFPE; this is translated from the coding sequence TTGGAGGAGTGGGCGTCGCTGGTCGGCATTTTCTCGCCGGACGGCGAGGATTTCGACGTCAACGTCACCACGCAGTTCCTGCTGAACAACTACGATGCCTTCCATGACAACGGCACGTCGTCGATTACCAAGGGACGTGCACTGCAGCGGTATGACGATGTCATCCATGACGAATATCGTGACGGCAACGATTATCTGTGTGTGCTCATCGACCGGGCGCGTGTATTCGCGCAGATCGCGCAGTTCCCGGGAAAGAGCGTCGAGACCACTCCGTTCGATGATCAATTCGACGCGCTCAAGCGGTTGGAATCGTCCCAGGCATATCCGCTGCTGCTGTCCCTGTTCGTCGGGCGGCGGGAACTGGAGCTTGACGACGATCAGCTGCACACGCTGCTGCAGGCTCTGATCTGCTTCTATGTGCGCCGCAACATCACGCTGGTGCCGAAGTCCTCGAATATCCGCGCGAAGATGCTGGGCATGACCCGTACGATCAAGAATGATGATCTGAAGGGCGCAGCCATTGTCTCCGCCATTCTCGCGATGCTGAAGAGCATCAGCTCCACGGATGACGTGTTCCTCAACGCGTTGAGCAACGAGGGCGTGTATGACAAGAACGCGAAGACGACCCGTTACATACTCATCGCTTTGGAGCGCAATATGGATGGTCCCCAGCTGTTCGACAAGGGGCATCCGGACAATCTGGATGAGATCAATCCGAAAAACAAGCAGCCGTTCTGGTCGATCGAGCATATTCTGCCCGAAGGTGATTTGACCGACTACTGGAAGCGCGAGATCTCGCCGGAGGATCCGGAACAGGCCTCGTCGTTGCAGGATCAGTATGTGCATATGCTCGGCAACCTGACACTGACTCCGTACAACTCCGATCTGAGTCAGCGGCCGTTCGTCAATGACGAGAAGCCCTATACCGGTCAGCTGTCCTACCGCGAGTCGAAGCGTGATTTCGCCGACGAGGGCCACTTTGTGGGATTGCGTCAATCGTCCCGTCTGAACGCCAGCATTCCCGATGTCGAAGAGGGGGAGACGATCATGAACAAGACCTCGTGGACCATCGACGACATCGTGCGCCGCACGCGGTATCTCAGCGGCAAGGCGCTGGAGTACTTCGCGTTCCCGGAGTGA
- a CDS encoding 3-isopropylmalate dehydrogenase, whose protein sequence is MSKTYNIAVIPGDGIGKEVTPWAQQALEKAAEGVADFTYENFDLGAERYLRDGAILPDDELERIKKTDAILLGAVGDPRIKAGILERGLLLKLRFALDQYVNLRPSKLYKGVTSPLANPGDIDFVVVREGTEGLYCGAGGAVRRDTPAEVATEVSINTAYGVERVVRYAYELAMKRRKHITLVHKKNVLVNAGDMWQRIVDRVGEEYPEVTHDYQHIDAATIFLVSNPSRFDVILTDNLFGDILTDEAGAVVGGVGYSASGCINASNEYPSMFEPIHGSAPDIAGQGKANPTAAILSAAMLLRHLGFDEAAARIDAAVEADIEELGSTVRSTEQVGKDILARM, encoded by the coding sequence ATGAGCAAGACATATAACATCGCCGTGATTCCCGGCGACGGCATTGGCAAGGAAGTCACTCCGTGGGCTCAGCAGGCGCTGGAAAAGGCCGCCGAAGGCGTTGCGGACTTCACGTACGAGAACTTCGACCTCGGTGCGGAGCGCTATCTGCGCGACGGCGCGATCCTGCCCGACGACGAACTGGAGCGCATCAAGAAGACCGATGCGATCCTGCTGGGCGCCGTCGGCGACCCGCGCATCAAAGCCGGCATCCTCGAGCGCGGCCTGCTGCTCAAGCTGCGCTTCGCGCTCGACCAGTACGTGAACCTGCGCCCGTCCAAGCTGTACAAGGGCGTCACGTCGCCGCTCGCCAACCCGGGCGACATTGACTTCGTGGTGGTGCGCGAGGGCACCGAGGGCCTGTATTGCGGCGCCGGCGGAGCGGTCCGCCGCGATACCCCGGCCGAGGTCGCCACCGAGGTGTCGATCAACACCGCATACGGCGTGGAGCGCGTGGTCCGGTACGCCTATGAGCTGGCCATGAAGCGTCGCAAGCACATCACGCTCGTGCACAAGAAGAACGTGCTGGTCAACGCCGGCGACATGTGGCAGCGCATCGTCGACCGCGTCGGCGAGGAATACCCGGAAGTCACGCACGACTACCAGCACATCGACGCGGCCACGATCTTCCTGGTGTCCAACCCGAGCCGGTTCGACGTGATCCTCACCGACAACCTCTTCGGCGACATCCTCACCGACGAGGCGGGCGCCGTGGTCGGCGGCGTGGGCTATTCCGCGTCCGGCTGCATCAACGCCTCCAACGAGTATCCGTCGATGTTCGAGCCGATCCACGGCTCCGCGCCCGACATCGCCGGCCAGGGCAAGGCGAACCCGACCGCCGCCATCCTGTCCGCCGCGATGCTGCTGCGCCACCTCGGCTTCGACGAGGCCGCCGCCCGCATCGACGCCGCCGTGGAGGCGGACATCGAGGAGCTGGGCTCCACCGTGCGCTCCACCGAACAGGTCGGCAAGGATATCCTCGCGCGCATGTAG
- a CDS encoding NUDIX hydrolase family protein produces the protein MAVMNDEVPDEGDFDAGRRRGEFDNITPEDFIHGTGRGNPPGWLGPADIDRARSQMPIAYVEIVPVRTDDLGRIAQIGLLLRVADDGSIERTLITGRVLFHETLREAIARNVAKDLGDIALPVLPQSLQPFTVAEFFPTPGMSEYYDPRQHAIALCYVVTIAGDCKPQDETLDVEWVDPHGDLMETFLAQMTNGHGDIVRKALAWAGV, from the coding sequence ATGGCAGTCATGAATGATGAGGTGCCCGACGAGGGCGACTTCGACGCGGGCCGTCGCCGCGGGGAATTCGACAACATTACGCCTGAGGATTTCATCCACGGCACCGGCCGGGGCAATCCTCCCGGATGGCTCGGCCCGGCGGACATCGACCGCGCCCGCAGCCAGATGCCGATCGCATACGTGGAGATCGTCCCCGTGCGCACCGACGACCTCGGCCGCATCGCACAGATCGGCTTGCTGTTGCGCGTGGCCGACGACGGGTCGATCGAACGCACGCTGATCACCGGCCGCGTGCTCTTCCATGAGACGCTGCGCGAGGCTATCGCCCGCAATGTGGCCAAGGACCTGGGAGACATCGCCCTGCCGGTGCTGCCGCAGAGCCTGCAGCCGTTCACCGTGGCGGAGTTCTTCCCGACCCCGGGCATGTCCGAATACTACGATCCGCGCCAGCACGCGATCGCGCTGTGCTACGTGGTGACGATAGCGGGCGACTGCAAGCCCCAGGACGAGACGCTCGACGTGGAATGGGTGGACCCGCACGGCGATCTCATGGAGACCTTCCTCGCCCAGATGACCAACGGCCACGGCGACATCGTGCGCAAGGCGCTCGCCTGGGCCGGGGTCTGA
- a CDS encoding aggregation-promoting factor C-terminal-like domain-containing protein, with protein MANHSKRVPTLRSLSKRQWMKITAVVAATGMLAGAGIVSRNFYAASQHAAQSQVTSYSATDADALQVSRGEARESMRGADKNTTYVTVKINGESRTVLGSDFTDVKSVLDAGNITLEPDDSVSPQLTDPVSESTVITIQRAGTQVETNEEPIAFNTVKKETDSLPQGQEKVENEGEEGVMETTSLVTRSGDKIVSSNVFTSYVKKAPVDKVILVGTGSTTPTAAAANIGTTVPAGDMQSWAHDYLLANGYSEADFTATVYIINHESGWRVNATNASSGAYGLAQALPGSKMASVGADWATNYQTQLKWFWNYCASRYGSIQGAYSFWTTHHWY; from the coding sequence ATGGCCAATCACAGCAAGCGAGTGCCCACGCTGAGGTCTTTGAGCAAGCGCCAGTGGATGAAGATCACGGCGGTTGTCGCGGCCACGGGCATGCTTGCGGGTGCGGGCATCGTCTCCCGCAATTTCTATGCGGCCAGCCAGCATGCTGCCCAGTCGCAGGTCACGTCGTATTCGGCCACCGACGCCGATGCGCTGCAGGTGTCCCGTGGCGAGGCCCGTGAGTCGATGCGCGGCGCCGACAAGAACACGACCTATGTGACGGTGAAGATCAACGGCGAATCCCGCACCGTCCTCGGCTCCGATTTCACCGACGTCAAGTCCGTGCTCGACGCGGGCAACATCACGCTTGAACCCGACGATTCGGTCAGCCCGCAGCTCACCGATCCGGTGAGCGAGTCGACGGTGATCACCATCCAGCGCGCAGGCACGCAGGTGGAGACCAACGAGGAGCCGATCGCGTTCAACACCGTCAAGAAGGAGACCGATTCCCTGCCGCAGGGGCAGGAGAAGGTCGAGAACGAAGGCGAGGAAGGCGTGATGGAGACCACGAGTCTGGTCACGCGCTCCGGCGACAAGATCGTCTCCTCCAATGTGTTCACCTCATACGTGAAGAAGGCTCCGGTCGACAAGGTCATCCTCGTGGGCACCGGCAGCACGACGCCCACCGCCGCAGCGGCCAATATCGGCACGACGGTCCCGGCCGGCGACATGCAGTCGTGGGCACACGACTATCTGCTGGCGAACGGTTATTCGGAGGCGGATTTCACCGCCACCGTCTACATCATCAACCATGAATCCGGATGGCGTGTGAACGCCACAAACGCCAGCTCCGGCGCGTATGGCCTGGCCCAGGCGCTCCCCGGCAGCAAGATGGCCTCCGTCGGCGCCGACTGGGCGACCAACTACCAGACGCAGCTCAAGTGGTTCTGGAATTACTGCGCCAGCCGCTACGGGTCGATTCAGGGCGCGTACAGCTTCTGGACGACGCATCACTGGTACTGA
- a CDS encoding alpha/beta fold hydrolase: protein MPITLNNTVYRGGQGTPLILVHAFPVDHRMWDDCSAAVARLADEEGLSPFPIWAPDMPGAGEGPIPGDDSGTVAGTEPGDAADAAREAAIAEASGGSAADGAYERALDLLADAYVDLMHAAGYRSAVWAGLSMGGYVILDIQRRHPDAVAGFAMCDTKADADSPQQRANRLRVASACASGHTVEPVMHFAEANERDSSFKQSAEGEALFTRWIREQRPEGVAWRQRMAAGRPDLNDQLPLISAPAAVICGDKDPFSPPSAMKPIVTAMTGTTAAYTEIADCGHFSAVEHPDAVARALVDLVRCAGRRSALMVC from the coding sequence ATGCCAATCACATTGAACAACACGGTCTATCGCGGCGGGCAGGGCACGCCGCTGATACTGGTGCACGCGTTCCCGGTGGACCACCGCATGTGGGACGACTGCTCGGCAGCCGTCGCGCGCCTTGCGGACGAGGAGGGGCTGTCTCCGTTCCCCATCTGGGCGCCCGATATGCCGGGTGCCGGCGAAGGACCGATTCCCGGTGATGATTCCGGTACCGTTGCCGGCACCGAACCCGGTGACGCAGCCGATGCGGCGAGGGAGGCCGCGATCGCCGAGGCCTCCGGCGGCAGCGCCGCGGACGGTGCGTACGAACGGGCTCTGGACCTGCTGGCCGACGCCTATGTGGACTTGATGCATGCGGCCGGTTACCGCTCGGCGGTCTGGGCCGGGCTGTCGATGGGCGGCTACGTGATCCTCGACATCCAGCGGCGGCATCCCGATGCCGTGGCCGGTTTCGCCATGTGCGACACGAAGGCAGATGCCGACAGCCCGCAGCAGCGGGCGAACCGTTTGCGCGTCGCCAGCGCCTGCGCGAGCGGGCACACGGTCGAACCGGTGATGCACTTCGCCGAGGCGAACGAGCGGGATTCGAGCTTCAAACAGTCGGCGGAGGGCGAGGCGCTCTTTACCCGGTGGATCCGCGAACAGCGCCCGGAGGGCGTGGCATGGCGCCAGCGCATGGCCGCCGGCCGGCCCGACCTCAACGACCAGCTGCCGCTGATCAGCGCCCCGGCCGCCGTGATCTGCGGCGACAAGGACCCGTTCAGCCCGCCGTCCGCCATGAAGCCGATCGTCACGGCGATGACCGGCACCACGGCCGCATACACCGAAATCGCCGACTGCGGTCATTTCAGCGCGGTCGAGCACCCGGACGCGGTCGCGCGGGCGCTCGTGGATCTGGTGCGGTGCGCCGGCCGGCGGTCCGCGTTGATGGTCTGTTGA